TTCCTTTTACGTGGGAGCCTCGTTCACCCCGTGCGGTTTAAGGAGAAAGCTCCTCGAGAACGCGCCCCTTGGTCTCCACGGCGAAGGCGCCGACGAATGCGCCGGTCACCAGGATCAGCGCCGAGAAGATGACGAACACCCACTGGATGCCGCCGAGGCCCGAGAGCACCGCGCCCACCACCAGCGGACCCGCCGATGACCCAAGCCGCAGCCATGCGCTGCCGAAGCCGGTGGCGATGGCGCGGATGCGGGTCGGATACAGCTCCGCCGAATAGAGATAGAGCGAGAAGGTGACGCTCTGGGTGATGGCGTAGGTGATGGCGGCGAAGAACAGCACCTGCGTGGCCGATGTGGCGCCCAGCCAGCCGAGCAGGCCCAACGGCACGGCGGCAAGAAGCAGGGCGTATGTGTACCAGCGCTTGCGGCCCACCCTGTCGATGAACATGGCGCAGGTGAGCGCGCCCACGACGCCGGCTCCCGATGTGGTGAAGCCGTAGGCGAGGCTGGTGGAGAGGGGCAGGTTGAACACCTGCCGGTAGAGTGTCGGCAGCCACGTGGCCATGCCGTTGTTGACCACATGGGTGGCGAACCACAGGGGCCAGATCATGAGCGTGCGCTTCAGGTAGATGCCTCGGAACAGCTCCCGCCAGTCGCCCTTTCCGACCTGCGCGGGGCGCAGCGCGAGGGGGCGGGGCTCTTCCAGCACATGGCCGGCAGCGGTGGCGCTGCGCTCCAGATCGGACACGATGCGGTCCGCCTCCGCATAGCGGCCACGGGAGGCCAGCCAGCGCGGGGATTCGGACAGGAACCAGCGCAGCGGGATCATGAGCACCGATGGCACGAGCCCGACGATGAACATAGCCCGCCAACCGTAAACCGGCACAAGGAAATAGCCGATGACTCCCGCGCCCACGAGGCCGAGCAGGAACATGACCTCATAGAGCAGGAAGAACCGCCCGCGCGTCCGCGCTCCGACATATTCGTTGATGTAAGCCGATGCCACCGGCACCTCGCCGCCGGTTCCGATGCCCTGCAGGAAGCGGAACACGATCATGGAGGTGGCGCTCCATGCGGTGAGGCAGGCGATGTCCATGCTGACGAACAGCAGGATGGTGAGCAGAAGCACATGAAGCCGGCCAATCCGCTCCGCGAGCCAGCCGAAGAAGATCGCCCCCACCAACTGGCCGATGTAGCCGAGAGAGAGGATCATGCCGATTTCCTGCGGCGAGAGCCCCCACTCCTTCACCAGAACAGGCATGGCATAGGCGATGGCAATGACGGTGTAGCCATCGAAGAAGGTGGCCGCGCCGATGATGTTGCGCGTCCAGAAGACCTTGCGGGTCATCGGCAGGCGTTCGATACGGGCGCTGATATCCGCCTGACCGTCGAAGGCTGGATCTAGGGGGGTGGCCGCGTGGGGCGCGGCAGAGGCTGGCGTCGACATTCCTCGCTCCTGCAGAGTTGTTTATTGGCCGGCGCTGCCTTGAAGGGCCCCGGCGGACGGAATGGGGAGAAGCGGGCGCGCGCCGGCCTTCACGTCCGGCTGGAGAGCCGCGCGCCCGTCAGGTCTGCTTGGGGTTGCGGATGGGGCCTGCCATCCGCCACCGTCATCGGTCAGGCTTCGTCGGCAACGCCGTTGCGCAGGATGCCGACGCGGTCGATCTCCACCTCGACGATGTCGCCGGGCTTCATCCAAAGCGGAGGCGTGCGCTTGGCGCCGACGCCGCCGGGCGTTCCGGTCACGATGACGTCGCCGGGTTCGAGGTTGGTGAAGGTGGAGCAATATTCGATCTGGCAGGGGATATCGAAGATCATCTGCGAGATGAGCGCTTCCTGCACCACCGTCCCGTTCAGCCGCGTCTCC
The Azorhizobium caulinodans ORS 571 genome window above contains:
- a CDS encoding MFS transporter; translation: MSTPASAAPHAATPLDPAFDGQADISARIERLPMTRKVFWTRNIIGAATFFDGYTVIAIAYAMPVLVKEWGLSPQEIGMILSLGYIGQLVGAIFFGWLAERIGRLHVLLLTILLFVSMDIACLTAWSATSMIVFRFLQGIGTGGEVPVASAYINEYVGARTRGRFFLLYEVMFLLGLVGAGVIGYFLVPVYGWRAMFIVGLVPSVLMIPLRWFLSESPRWLASRGRYAEADRIVSDLERSATAAGHVLEEPRPLALRPAQVGKGDWRELFRGIYLKRTLMIWPLWFATHVVNNGMATWLPTLYRQVFNLPLSTSLAYGFTTSGAGVVGALTCAMFIDRVGRKRWYTYALLLAAVPLGLLGWLGATSATQVLFFAAITYAITQSVTFSLYLYSAELYPTRIRAIATGFGSAWLRLGSSAGPLVVGAVLSGLGGIQWVFVIFSALILVTGAFVGAFAVETKGRVLEELSP